Proteins from a single region of Hydra vulgaris chromosome 12, alternate assembly HydraT2T_AEP:
- the LOC136088370 gene encoding uncharacterized protein LOC136088370 yields MLERFKLKEVLNVSEDEYTIINAITISLQSIKIGIERLDKSNATLLDADRYHFEPSNIWNCDETGITTVHVPPKILAPNSKKQVGSVTSAERGKNVTMIAAINATGNCILPLFVFPRAKFKDYMLNNCSPGSVGAANKSGWSNEVTFVQFLEHFFSNVRSSIKKPVLLIMDNHESHVKISVIELAKN; encoded by the exons ATGCTAGaaagattcaaattaaaagaagttCTAAATGTCTCCGAAGATGAATATACGATTATAAACGCCATTACAATTTCTCTGCAATCGATAAAAATTGGAATAGAAAGACTTGATAAAAGTAATGCTACTCTACTTGACGCAG accGTTATCATTTTGAACCATCAAACATTTGGAACTGTGATGAAACAGGAATTACCACAGTCCACGTACCACCAAAAATTCTAGCTCCAAACAGTAAAAAACAAGTAGGGAGCGTTACTAGTGCTGAACGAGGAAAAAATGTAACAATGATTGCAGCCATTAATGCTACTGGAAATTGCATCCTACCATTATTTGTATTTCCACGTGCTAAATTCAAAGACtacatgttaaataattgttCTCCTGGAAGTGTAGGAGCAGCTAATAAGTCTGGATGGTCAAATGAAGTCACTTTTGTGCaatttcttgaacatttttttagtaatgtgcgatcatcaattaaaaaaccTGTTCTTTTAATAATGGATAATCATGAGAGTCATGTAAAAATTTCTGTTATTGAGTTAGCGAAAAATTAG